In Hydractinia symbiolongicarpus strain clone_291-10 chromosome 13, HSymV2.1, whole genome shotgun sequence, a single genomic region encodes these proteins:
- the LOC130623484 gene encoding uncharacterized protein LOC130623484 has protein sequence MKFQVAFLITMLVAVYAKALPLTKPTDAATTQKPKVDPRLPLFKYTLFQDEEFQDSVMPMVNFFKRRFKEVIKSGAVDLKKGKVSSDVSTTFGVSVPSNYPSWFICFLMGHC, from the exons ATGAAG TTTCAGGTAGCATTTTTAATCACTATGTTGGTGGCTGTTTACGCGAAGGCACTACCTCTAACAAAACCAACTGATGCAGCAACAACACAAAAACCTAAAGTCGATCCCAGGCTTCCACTGTTTAAATACACTCTCTTTCAAGACGAAGAGTTTCAAGATTCTGTCATGCCGATGGTTAACTTTTTCAAGCGACGATTTAAAGAAGTGATCAAGTCAGGAGCTGTCGATCTAAAGAAAGGAAAGGTGTCAAGTGACGTGAGCACCACATTTGGGGTTAGTGTTCCAAGTAATTATCCCTCGTGGTTTATTTGCTTCTTGATGGGTCACTGTTAA